GCGGGCGTGGGGTAGTAGTGGCCGGCAGAATCATCATTTCGCCACCTTCACTGATACAGCATCGAGCAAATCGGAGTGGGGCGTGAGGGCCGAGTGGACACCAGCGATCGTGCCAGGCGAGAGCTTGCCGAATACCGGATCGTGCAAGACCGACTGCAGCGCTTGCAAAAGTAACTTTGCTTGTACATCGGTGATCTTGCGGGCAGCCGGCTTTGCTAGCGCCTTCTTGGTGACTTTGGCTTTCCCGCTGGCCTTTGCGTGTGCCGCTGCGCTCGAAAGGCGCTCAAGCGCTTTCTCGCCGCCATGCGTCCGGATTTCCTCGATCGCGAGCGTCGACGCCACAACCTTTTCGCGAACGAGCTTGTGAAGTGCTGCCGGTGCCTGGGCGAGCAGCAGCACGTCGCGGACCGTCTGGTCCGTGATGTTTAGCCGCTTGCAGATCGTGGCGTTGGGCTCGCCGAGCTCCTGCAACTCAACGACCTTCTCCGCCAGTTGCAGCGGCGTCAGGTTCTCGCCATCGTTGTTGGTGATGCCCGAATAGATGAGGTTGACGCGATTGACGGACTTAGCCTCGTCGATAACGATCGGCAGGCGGTCGATCTCGGCGCCTTCCTGGATGGCCATCAGTGCCGCGTGATAGCGGTGCTGCCCTTCGTACACAAAGATTCGGTCTTGACCGCCGACTTTGCGTACGAAACAGCCAAGCGGCTTTTTACGGTCGTATCCGTTGGCCTCTATCAAGCTGGCCAGGTGACGAACCCGCTCCATATCCAGCGGGCGAACGTTGTCGCGCGGATCGTAGTGGATCTCGCCGGGCGGGACAGTCCAGAGGTCCGATGATCCGCCACCGGCAGCCTTAACCGCGGCCTTCGTGTTGCCGGTGACGATCATTGCGTCGAGAACGAGCGGGCAGGTCTTAGCCATGACTTGCCTCCAGTGTGGACGGGATGCCGCCTGCATCGGCGAACGTTGCATCCGGGGCATAGTGAAACAGCGTGCCGTCAAACGGAGCGATGGTTACACCGGCGAGCCAGTACACGAGGCGTTCGTCGGCCCGACGGATAGCCTGCCGCACTACCGTGGCTCGAACGAGCATGTGCAGGTCGAGGCGCAGTGCCTGTCGATCGGCGTGCGGCAATGCGGCTTCAACATTGTCGATGGTGAGCGGGTCCTTCTGGCCAGCGAAAAGCGCGATCAGCGCCTTGCAGATAGGGGAAAAATCAGCTGGCATGTTGTCTCCGAAGGCGAGAATAGAGACATGCGCGAAGGAACGGTCGCGCGAAGCAAAGTGCGCAGAAAAATGCGATCGCGACGACGGTGAGCTTGCCGGCCGACACGCCAGCGAACAGCCAAAGGATTGTGTCGGCGAAGCCAAATGCGAAACCAATGTGCCGCTGCTGCCCTGGGCCCGTGAGGAACCAGACTGCTGCACAAGTGGCGATTGCGACGAGGAGGGCGAAGATCACGCAGCCTCCTTCACGCGCATCGCGCGTGGCTTGCGGGTTTTCGCTCTGGCGATCGTTCGATCGGCTAGCGTCTCGGCATGCTTGCGGCGGTTTCTTTTGACTGCCGCTGCGCAGTCATCCTCGGTCGGGTAGGAGATCGACGTGCCGACGACGTCCGTGCCGTCGAGAATCATGTAAAGCGTGTGCACGCTGTTGGCAAGCGGCCGCCGTGCGACGACATATTTCCCGACCATGACTGGCGTCGTGGCACGCGGTGCCATCGGGTCGTAGTGAAATGTCGAACGCAGACGGATAGTGTCTCGCCGCGTCGGCTCCGGCGGAGCATTGAGTTTTACTCTTGACATATGGCGTTAATCCGTATCGCCAGAGGCAAGACGCTTGCCATCCAGCGTGGGTTGTTCTGGCTGCGCTTGTTTTCTCCGAAGCTCGGCACAGTTGGCGAGACAGATTCGAAGCGCGGGGTTGGTGATCGAGTTGACCGCAGAGCCGGGTAGGTGACGGAGACGGTGTTCCCGAGCGATGTCGGCATCGGTAACGGGAATTCGCCGAGTCATCGCGCGGCTACGCCGTGGCCCGGACGGGCGCGTGTGTCTGCATCGTTGGCGGTGAGACCGGGATATTGATCACGGTCACGATAAATGCGGCGACGAACACGCCGCGCCATATGGCGGATTTTTCAAAGTCACTTTGCGGTCGCGTTTGGTCGTGCTGCATTTCACAAAGCCAAGTTTGGCGGGCTTCTCTGGCTTCATCGGGTAGTGAATCCATTTGATCTCCGGCAACGGGACGCGTCGGGATGGCGCGCTTGGGAGCAGAGTATCCCCGTAGGGATACATTCTGTCAATCCCCAAGGGGATATTCGCGCGCGGAACGACGAAACCGCCAGAGTTCTGGCGTTAAATTTCTGCCGAAAATACCCGCTCGGGGATTGCCTTTACCCGGCTGGATCGCCTCGCCGCAGTAACCAGTTGACGGACAATTGGCCGGCGATCATCAGCACGCTATCTAGCCAGGCAAGGTCATTCAGGTAGGTGGCCGCCATGAACGCGACGGCCACAAGTGGGGCAAGTCTCGCAATGCCTCGCTGAGGCCGGTGCCCACGGCTCGGTGAGGTGCCGTGGAATCGCAGGATTGCTGACAGTCGATCTAAAGAATCGGCCAAGGGGGTGGCGAAGTCTCTTTCGATGCCTTGAGTGGAAAATTCAACGGTCCCGTCTGGAAGAACTATGGCTAGGGCATACGCGACGGGGGTGGTGGGATCGTCTGTGCGCGTTAGGCCCGTTAGGGCATCGCGCACAGCGCGTTGGCGAGAGGCGACGTTTTGCGCGTCAGGTGAAATTGCGGAATCGGGAAAGCGGAGGACTTTACCTGACGCGTTTACGGCCTCGATGCCCCGGATTGGCTTGGTCGTGGTTTTCATTAATGCTCAACGAGTCTTTGGAAATTGGACGTTGAGCGGCATGACGATTGCGATCTTCTTGGTCTTTGGATTGAGTCAGCTTTTGAGAAATCGAAAGTGTATCGCTGCTCGTCAGGTCGGGCTGGGCCATAACGAAGTCGATGTAGCTTTGGATTTTTGCCCGCTCGGTTGTGGGTAAGTTCGCGAACCGCTCTCGGTCGATCTGCAGCTCTGGGCTAGCGTCCGGATCATCCAGCAAACGTCCAGGCTCAACCCCGATCGCGGTCGCCAAAGCTGCCACGATACCTATCTGCGTATCTACATTGCCCGCTAAAACGCGTGCGACGGAACTCTGTGAAATGCCGGCTCTGCTGGCCAGTTTTGTCTGCGTATCGACGGCCGGGTTCCGGCTCATGTGAGCTCGCACATTCTCCGCCAACACTTCCCTGACTGGTTTCCTTTTCATAGGGCCAATCATGCCGAATACGGATACCCCTCGCGGGATATTTGGCGAGGATTGTCCCCTTGAGGAAATATCCCGTAGAGGATATGATCGCGTCAATCTCATTGTTTGGGGAGCGAAAGATGCCTCAGGAAAAAATGTTGGACGCCGTCCTGCGAAAGTTGGCTGAAACACGCGGTACTTGGCCGGAAATCTCCGAGCGCAGCGGTGTGCCGTACCAAACGCTAACGAAGATTGCTTGTCGCATCCACGCAGATCCTCGCGTTTCCACCGTACAGAGCTTGTTCGACTACTTCGCAGGTCGGCCAGAGCACGCATCGACGACTGAGAGCGCTCACACGCCGCACTGACGTTTTCTTGCGCATGTAGTGGTGACTAGGCCGGCAAGGTCACATGGTACGAGAGCCTTTCAGCGGTAAACAGTATGGAAAACCACATTTCTAAAGATAAATCGGACAGCCTATGACCTGCAGATACAGCGGCACAGATTGGCTCGACGTCCTGTATACGGCCGTGCGCAATACCCCCGGCGGAGTAGCGGACGCAGCTGCATTCCTAACAAATCGTCGCGGCAAGAGCATTGGCACTGAGTCGCTGCGCCTGCGTTTACGCGGCGAAGGCGAAAACCGCCTTTCCATGGAGATGTTCGAGCTGTTGATCGAGTGGATGGAAGAGAAGCGCCAGCCGCAATACCTCGATGCGCTTTGTGCACTCAATGAGCGCTTTGGTTTGAGCGCCAGTCCGGCTACAGAGCAGGACTCGAACGGCACCGTTGAGGCTGTTGCGCTCGCCGCGTCCGAAGCCGCCCAGCGATCGGGCGATGTCTCGAGTGTGGTGATCGATGCAATCTCGGATGGTCGCATTACCCAGCACGAGGCCGACTCCATAGCCTTGGCCGCGAGGGAGAACCAGAGGTTGCTCGATCGTCTCCTGCGCACCGTGCAGGCCGTCATCAGGATGGGACGTCGGTCAGCATGAGGTTTTGCCCTGGAATGTCATGCTGTAACCCGCATCGCGAGCGCGTTGAACTGTCCTGCGACGTCAACCAGCAGCTCGCGTGCGGCATGTCCGCGTTGCAATGGATCGCCGATCGAGATCCTGATCAGGTGCCGCAATTTCTCGCGGCACTTATCAACACTTTCTCCAGCAATCTCGCGCTCATTCGCCAGGCAGCATTGCGCGCGGCAGTTGTTCCTGTGTTCGTACAACGGGCCGCGCTGATCTGTGCGGCGTTGCCGACAAAAACCGAACGACATGACTTCAGGCGCCAGCTTGAGGGCGGCCTTTCGCCTGCCGATCTGGAGCGCTTCGATCAGCTCATGTCGACGGAATGGCGCCGCCTTCGCGGCAAGTAATCAGGGAGACCCCAAAGTGACTTTGCGCGGTGTGAGTTCATTGCTTCGCCGTTGTAACCCTTCGTTCGGACGCTCGTCGTCCGGCCCGCAATCGTATGCCGCCGGTCGAGCCGTGTGGCGTGCGTTTTCCCATCACCGTGAACGCCAAAGGAGGATTTACGAATGTCTTCGTTAGAACAGATCGTTCAGCAGCTCGCGGCTGACGGTCATCCTAGTCTGCCTGACGGTCATCCGATCGCCGACGACAAGGTGCATCGGTACGGGACCGGCAAAAAGTATTGGTATTCGCTCCACCAGATTGAGCGCGCAGGTAGGGTCATCGGTTACACCGGCGCGTTTGGCCGCTGGTCCGGCAATGACAACGGCGCTCAGTCTTTCCAGTGGCACGGCGAGACATTGACGCCGGAAGACGTCAATGCGGCCCGGCAACGTCAGCAGGCCGCCGATCGTGCCGAAACCGAAAGGAAAGCACATGCGGCGAAACTCGCCGCGAATCGCGCGCGCGATCAATGGCAAAGAGCAAGCGACGGCGGTACTTCCGGCTATCTCGACCGGAAGCAGATCACGCCAGAGGGCGTGCGCTTCGATTCTGACTGCACGGTGCTTGTGCCGATGTTTCAGTACACCGACACCATCCGGCTCGTCGGCCTGCAGAAAATCACGCCCGATGGCGCAAAGCGCTTTAACAAGGGGATGGAGAAGAAAGGAGCGGCTTACCTGCTCGGTGACATCGGCAACGATGACAAGGTCGCCATGATCGCGGAGGGCTACGCTACGGCCCGCTCTATCCGGATGGCGACCGACGAGGCAATCCCGCTGCTGATTTGCTTCGACGCTGGCGGCATTCTGTCGGCCGCGCGCTACCTGCGCGAACGCCACCCCGATCTGCATGTGCTGATCTGCGCCGACGACGACTGGAAGATTGAGCAGCGCCTGCGCGATTGCCTCGTAGAAGATTTCGACTATAGCGGCGAGCTGGTGCTCGGTGGCGACGCAGTCCGTGTCGAGACCAGGAACACCTGGTACATGCTGTACGCCGAGCGCAAACAGGTCAATGGCGGCGTCGAGTTTATCGAACTGACGATCTGGAATGACGTCATGCCGGAGCGTCGCAGACGATTCGAGAATGCGGGACTCAAGTATGCATACGAAGCGGTCGCGGACGTTGGAAACGCAACCGTGGTGTTTCCGCGCTTCGCCGACCGCGGTGACCGCAAGCTGACAGACTTCAACGATCTGCATTGTGAGGAAAGCCTCGAACCCGTGCGCCAGCAGATCCAGTCCGCGCTACTCGCCGCTTTGGCGCCGGCATCAGAAGATCTTCCGCTGGACGCTCTGATGCAGGACCGGTATTTGGCTGCCGACCCTTTGTATGACCGCGCAGTTGCGGTTGTGAGAAACGCGGCTCGTGCGTCCGTCTCTCTTGTGCAACGTGCCCTGAGTATTGGCTTCAATCGCGCAGCCCGGCTGATCGAACGCATGGCGGACGAAGGCATCGTTTCGGACGAGCATCCGAATGGAACGCGCTCTGTGCTCGGCATCGTGGCAGCGGAACCCGCGACGTCCGCTGGCGCTGCAACCGACGACGCGCCCGATCACGATGTTGAAAACGGCGCGCACACGTGGGAGCGCGATCTTGCGCGCAGCGAAAAGGGCAACCTGCTGCCCACGCTGGGCAACGTGCACATGATCCTGTCGAATCACAAGAGCTGGCAGGGCGTGATCGCGCAGGACGATTTCGCCGGCCGCGTTGTGAAACGGAAGAAACCGCCATTCGGCCGTCAGGGTGAGCGCGGTGAATGGACCGATATGGATGACATTCGCTGTGTGCTGTGGCTGTCGCAGAAATACGGTATCTCGGTTCGGCAGGACATCGTGATGAACGCCGTATTGCTCGTCGCCGACGAGACGCATTTTCACGATGTTCGTGAATACCTCGACGGCCTCGTCTGGGACCGTGTCGAACGCGTGCGTACGTGGGCGACAACATACATGCAGGTAGGTGACAGCGAGTACGTGCAGCTCGCCGGCACGAAGTGGCTCATCGCGGCGGTGGCACGCGTGATGCGGCCCGGCTGCAAGGCTGACAACGTGCTGATTCTCGAAGGCAAGCAGGGTTGGGGGAAGTCCACGGCGCTCGAGGTGCTCGCCAATAAGCCGTGGTACACGAATTCGCCTATCCGCATCGGTGACAAGGACACATACGCCGTCATGGCGGGCAAGTGGATCATTGAGCTGGCCGAACTGGACTCGCTGAATAAAAGCGACTCGTCGGCCGCCAAAAGCTTCTTTGCAACGGAGACAGACCGTTTCCGCAACTTCTATGGCAAGCGTGCAACTGACGTGCATCGGCAGGGTGTGTTCGCCGGCTCGGTGAACTTCGACACGTACCTCAAAGATGAGTCCGGCAACCGGCGTTACTGGCCACTTCGTGTTAGCGGGCCGATCGACATTGATGGCCTGCGCCGCGATCGCGACCAGCTATGGGCCGAAGCCGTCCATCTCTATCACCAGGGCGTTATCTGGCACGTGACCGAAGCAGAGCGTCCGCTGTTCGAGATTGAGCAAACCGAGCGCTATGAAGGCGACGTCTACGAAGACAAGATCGCCCGACATCTTGAAATGCAAACGCGCGTGACGATGGAGGAGATCCTCGGTGATGTGCTGAAACTCGACACCTCGAAGTGGACGCTTCCGGAGCAACGACGGGTCGGCAAGGCTCTCAAGTCTCTCGGCTGGGTGCGCAAGCGGGAAACGACGGGGAAGCGGGGTTGGTACTACGTAAAGGAAGAAGATCCCGTGCCTCCGGCTAACCCGTCTGCGGCGCACGAACCGGGAGAGGACGACGATGCGCCGCTCTGATTCTTTGTGCGCATGGCGCGCTATTCGCACGGTTTCGGCGCGCCTTCGCGCCAGCTTTGGCGCGCTGCGCAGTGGTTACCCAAGCGGCCCATGTCCCAACGTCCCAAGCGACCGCCATGCGTGTGCGTGCATGCCCGCGACATGCGCGACGTGGGGGAGCGCATGTCGCGGGCGCGCGCGCCCTCACGACCTTTTTCCTTTGGGACATTGGGACGTTGGGACAATAAAGGAGTAGCTAATGATCGACCTGAAAGAACAAGCCGGGATTGCGATGAATGTACGGGGTCAGCTATCTGACCCGATCGCTGATCCAAAAGTAACTTTGGGCGCGTTGGCATTCGCGAACGATCTCGGACGGATGCTGTGGCGCATGAAGTACGGGCAGGACCTGAAACGCTCGGGCTTGCATCGCGCGGCGCTGCTGCTTGCAAAACAGTTGCGGGACCCGGCCAAGTTCAATCGCGCGAAATTCACGGGGATAACCCGCGCCGCGAAGCGTGCGGCAGCGCTATCAGGAAAGCCAATCGAGCGCGAGGCATCGGATGTCATTGAGCGGTTTGCAAGTCAGGTAATTGTCGAGTGGATTGCGGATCTTTGTGCGCGCTGCAGCGGACGCGGTGTTATCGGCAGAGGTGACGCGGTGGCGGATCAGCAGCTCGCGTGTCCGGCGTGCGGCGGCGCCCGGTACGTTTGTGTCGATGAATTCCATATCCCCTTTGCCGCGCGCCCGGATGGCGGCGGCCCAATGATCTACAGGGAAATCGAGCGATGCCCTCAATGCCACGGTGTCGGTCGTGCGGCGGTTGCGTCTTCAGAGAAGCGCACCGGTCGACAGATATGCCCGGCATGTCACGGCGGTGGCCGTCGTGCGATTGATCACGCTGCCCGTGCTCGCTCGCTCGGCGTGCCATTAGATCAATACCGGTCGCACTGGGAAGCGCATTTCCATAGCGTGCTCGCCGCGCTGGATGCAGTGGACGGTGCGGCGAACGACACGATGCGACGAAAACTGCAACGATGAAAGACTTGCATTTCAAGAAAAGCTCTGCCTATACTCCGCGCCGTGTGCATCCCATATTCACGGATGCGTGAAGTGCCCGCACACTCGTGGCGCAACTCTTTCCTTTCAGCCATACAGCATTGCGCGAGCGGCGCAACGAATAATGACAATGGGCTGTTAGGACGTATGGGCGGGTGTTCGTCCATACGAAACGTGAATCTTCGAAGCCCTGACCGCGAAAGCGTCGGGGCTTTTTGCTTCTGGAGGTTGGCATGGATCAGGTGACCGCGCAGGTCAAGACGTTGCCGCTTCTGCAAACGCTCGAGGCTAAAGCAGGCAAGCAGTTTGTGTATGCAGCGCGCACCGCGCTTAACCTCGTCGCGCAGAATATCGTTATCGCGCAGCAGCGCGAGATGAGAGACGTGTTTGACCGGCCGAGCACGTGGACGTTGAACTCGGTGTCGATCATGCAGCGCGCGACGTCTGCGCAGCCGAGTGCACAGATCGGTTTCCGCCAGTTCGCGTACAAGGGCACACCGGCCGCAACTTACCTGCAACCACAGGTGTCTGGTGGTTCACGTGGCTATACCCGGTTCGAACACATGCTCGCGTTGTCGGGCGTCCTGCCCAACGGCGATTACGTGATGCCGACGAATGCGAATGTGCGTGACGCGTTCGGCAATGTGCCGCGTGGCATCTACTCGTCGGTGGCATCGCAGATCCGTGCGTCACGCGACAGCGCGCAGAACGAAACGGCTCGCTCGAAAAAGAGGAAGTCGCGTGATCCGGTCAAGGGTGTTCGCTACTTCGTGGGCAAGCCGGCTGGTGGTCGATTCGCTCTCGGCATCTGGGCGCGGTACACGTTCGGGCACGGCAGCGGGATTCGTCCGGTGTTCGCGTTCAGCGCGACGCCGCATTACGAAGAGCGTTATCCGTTCTATGATGTAGCAGAGCAGACTGTCGACGCGACGCTCGAACCGGCAATGCAGCAGGCGTTCATGATGGCGCTCGCGACCGCGCGATGGTGAGCGTCGCGTTCGCGTGGACAGTCGACCGGGTGCCGAGCGTGGCTCGCCGTGAGGTCGTGGGTCCCTTCCGATAAGGCGGGTATGCGGGTAATTCGAGCCCCATCACACGCGTCGTCAAAGCAACTTTTCAGGGTAGTCACTCTGGTAGTCAGGTAGTCAATTCAGGGGTAGTCGGGTAGTCAACGACTGCCCCTTTCCCGTTTCTGGAGGCCGGATGGCAAAGCTCGGACAGAGGGCGTTTGCCCGGCACATCGGCGTCACGTTGCGCGCCGTGCAAAAGGCGCTCCAGTCGGGGCGCATTGCAGTGGACGCAGACGGCAAGATCGATGCCGATGCGGCTGTTGCGGCCTGGCGTCGCAACACGGACGAGTCACGGCGCTCGATCACCGATCAATCCCGCCCGTCGCTCGGGAATGCCGCGTTCTCGATGCCGTCTCCTCCGGCCAATCCTGACGACGATGAGGAAGACGACGATGTTCCTGCTGCCGCGAGCAAGGAAGACCCGTCAATGGTTGCCTATCGCGCTGCGCGTGCTGCGCGCGAGCAGACGCGGCTCGAGCGTGAGCGGATGGACCTCGAGCGTGAGCGCGGCACGACGCTGCCGCTTGCTGATGCGCAACGCCTGGCCTTCACCGCATTTCGCACGGTGCGCGATAACGTGATGAACATTCCCGTTCGTCTGAAAGACGCGCTCGCTGCAGAGACTGATCCGGTCAGGGTCGAGTCGATGCTCGACGCGGAACTCGTTCGCGCGCTTGCGTCTGTGGACGCGACGGCGCTCCTGAGCGAAAACGATACGGATGACGCCGATGGGAGCGACCGAAGCATTTCTGAAGACGATCACGGAGGCGATACGGCCTGACAGGCGGATCGGCATCGCCGAGTGGTCGGAGAAGCATCGCGTCCTGCCGGAAAGCAGCCCTGAGCCCGGTAAATGGCGAAATGAGCGCACGCCGTACCTCGTCGGCATCATGGATGCGCTCTCGGGTCAGGCGAGCGCCGTAACGCGCTACGCGCACGACGATGACCGGCCGTTCGATAACAGCCGCGTGATCACGGTCGGTCTCATGAAGGGGCACCAGCTCGGCGGCTCGGCGCTGGGCGAAAACTTCATTGGCCGCTGCATCACGACGGCGGCCGGCAACATCCTCGCAGTGTTCGCGACCTACGACGACGCCGAGAAGTGGGAAATGGACCGCTTCGAGCCGATGCGCTCGTCGACGCCAGATCTGCGTCGCCGTGTGCGCGACGCGATGAAGAAGGGCAGCGAAAACACCAAGCTGCGCAAGAAATTCCCTGGTGGGCTGATGAACCTCGTCAGTGCGACGAGAGCAGGCCGCCTGAAGTCGACGACGGTGCGCTATGTGCTGCTCGAGGAAATCGACGAGTACGTGCTTAACGTCGACGGTCAGGGCAATCCGATCGAGCTCGCGAAAAACCGCACAAGTAACTTTGGCCGCCGCGCGAAGATCTTCGCGAACAGTACGCCGACCATCAAGCGCCGCTCGCAGATCGAGAAGCTGTATGAGACCGGTGACCAGCGGCGGTATTTCGTTCGGTGTCCAGACTGCGGCTCGCCACAGTTTTTCGACTGGCGCAAG
The nucleotide sequence above comes from Paraburkholderia aromaticivorans. Encoded proteins:
- a CDS encoding chromosome partitioning protein ParB, whose amino-acid sequence is MAKTCPLVLDAMIVTGNTKAAVKAAGGGSSDLWTVPPGEIHYDPRDNVRPLDMERVRHLASLIEANGYDRKKPLGCFVRKVGGQDRIFVYEGQHRYHAALMAIQEGAEIDRLPIVIDEAKSVNRVNLIYSGITNNDGENLTPLQLAEKVVELQELGEPNATICKRLNITDQTVRDVLLLAQAPAALHKLVREKVVASTLAIEEIRTHGGEKALERLSSAAAHAKASGKAKVTKKALAKPAARKITDVQAKLLLQALQSVLHDPVFGKLSPGTIAGVHSALTPHSDLLDAVSVKVAK
- a CDS encoding helix-turn-helix domain-containing protein gives rise to the protein MSRNPAVDTQTKLASRAGISQSSVARVLAGNVDTQIGIVAALATAIGVEPGRLLDDPDASPELQIDRERFANLPTTERAKIQSYIDFVMAQPDLTSSDTLSISQKLTQSKDQEDRNRHAAQRPISKDSLSINENHDQANPGHRGRKRVR
- a CDS encoding phage regulatory CII family protein translates to MTCRYSGTDWLDVLYTAVRNTPGGVADAAAFLTNRRGKSIGTESLRLRLRGEGENRLSMEMFELLIEWMEEKRQPQYLDALCALNERFGLSASPATEQDSNGTVEAVALAASEAAQRSGDVSSVVIDAISDGRITQHEADSIALAARENQRLLDRLLRTVQAVIRMGRRSA
- a CDS encoding VapE domain-containing protein, whose protein sequence is MSSLEQIVQQLAADGHPSLPDGHPIADDKVHRYGTGKKYWYSLHQIERAGRVIGYTGAFGRWSGNDNGAQSFQWHGETLTPEDVNAARQRQQAADRAETERKAHAAKLAANRARDQWQRASDGGTSGYLDRKQITPEGVRFDSDCTVLVPMFQYTDTIRLVGLQKITPDGAKRFNKGMEKKGAAYLLGDIGNDDKVAMIAEGYATARSIRMATDEAIPLLICFDAGGILSAARYLRERHPDLHVLICADDDWKIEQRLRDCLVEDFDYSGELVLGGDAVRVETRNTWYMLYAERKQVNGGVEFIELTIWNDVMPERRRRFENAGLKYAYEAVADVGNATVVFPRFADRGDRKLTDFNDLHCEESLEPVRQQIQSALLAALAPASEDLPLDALMQDRYLAADPLYDRAVAVVRNAARASVSLVQRALSIGFNRAARLIERMADEGIVSDEHPNGTRSVLGIVAAEPATSAGAATDDAPDHDVENGAHTWERDLARSEKGNLLPTLGNVHMILSNHKSWQGVIAQDDFAGRVVKRKKPPFGRQGERGEWTDMDDIRCVLWLSQKYGISVRQDIVMNAVLLVADETHFHDVREYLDGLVWDRVERVRTWATTYMQVGDSEYVQLAGTKWLIAAVARVMRPGCKADNVLILEGKQGWGKSTALEVLANKPWYTNSPIRIGDKDTYAVMAGKWIIELAELDSLNKSDSSAAKSFFATETDRFRNFYGKRATDVHRQGVFAGSVNFDTYLKDESGNRRYWPLRVSGPIDIDGLRRDRDQLWAEAVHLYHQGVIWHVTEAERPLFEIEQTERYEGDVYEDKIARHLEMQTRVTMEEILGDVLKLDTSKWTLPEQRRVGKALKSLGWVRKRETTGKRGWYYVKEEDPVPPANPSAAHEPGEDDDAPL